One Pseudomonas brassicacearum genomic region harbors:
- a CDS encoding YeeE/YedE family protein has translation MNVDWLNFTPWSSLAGGMLIGLAASLFVVANGRIAGISGLIGSLLQRGSEGVGEKALFLLGLLVAPLLWGLFATLPTIEFHSGWIGLVVAGLLVGIGTRYGSGCTSGHGVCGLSRLSPRSMIATACFMFSGFATVFVLRHVIGA, from the coding sequence ATGAATGTTGACTGGCTCAACTTCACACCTTGGTCATCCCTGGCCGGCGGCATGCTGATAGGCCTGGCTGCCAGCCTGTTCGTCGTCGCCAACGGGCGCATTGCCGGCATCAGTGGGCTGATCGGCAGTCTCCTGCAGCGTGGTAGCGAGGGCGTCGGCGAGAAAGCCCTGTTTCTGCTGGGCCTGCTGGTTGCACCGCTTTTATGGGGGCTGTTTGCCACGTTGCCGACGATTGAGTTCCACAGCGGCTGGATCGGGCTGGTCGTCGCCGGTCTGTTGGTGGGTATCGGCACCCGCTATGGCTCGGGCTGCACCAGTGGCCATGGGGTATGCGGCCTATCCCGCCTTTCACCGCGTTCAATGATCGCCACGGCATGCTTCATGTTCAGTGGTTTCGCGACGGTATTTGTCCTGCGTCATGTGATAGGGGCCTGA
- a CDS encoding DUF6691 family protein, whose translation MLKLTAFIAGLLFGLGLLLAGMANPTKVLAFLDLTGAWDPSLALVMIGAIGVAIGPLTWARQQFRSLLGSPMQLPVKRELDPRLIGGSLVFGIGWGIAGICPGPAVAILLTGHWQILVFMLAMLAGMLLFTALETRRPH comes from the coding sequence ATGCTCAAACTGACCGCATTCATAGCCGGCCTGTTGTTCGGCTTGGGCTTGCTCCTGGCGGGCATGGCCAACCCGACAAAAGTACTGGCCTTTCTGGATCTGACTGGCGCCTGGGACCCTTCCCTGGCCCTGGTGATGATCGGGGCGATCGGCGTTGCCATCGGCCCACTGACTTGGGCACGCCAGCAGTTCCGTTCACTGCTGGGAAGCCCTATGCAGTTACCGGTCAAGCGTGAGCTGGACCCGCGCCTGATCGGCGGTAGCCTGGTGTTCGGCATCGGCTGGGGAATAGCGGGTATCTGTCCCGGCCCCGCCGTGGCGATCCTGCTGACCGGACACTGGCAAATCCTTGTGTTCATGCTAGCCATGCTGGCTGGCATGTTGTTGTTCACGGCGCTGGAGACCCGGCGCCCCCATTGA
- a CDS encoding YgaP family membrane protein, giving the protein MNANIGTIDRSLRIIIGLVLIALSLTGVIGLWGWIGVVPLATGIFRFCPAYRLLGIRTCKR; this is encoded by the coding sequence ATGAATGCCAATATCGGAACCATCGACCGTAGCCTGCGCATCATCATTGGGCTTGTACTCATCGCCTTGAGCCTGACCGGCGTGATCGGCTTGTGGGGCTGGATCGGCGTGGTGCCGTTGGCCACCGGCATTTTCCGCTTCTGCCCGGCCTATCGGTTGCTGGGCATCAGAACCTGTAAGCGTTAA
- a CDS encoding ArsO family NAD(P)H-dependent flavin-containing monooxygenase: MTHSSAGQVDVVIVGGGQSALAVAYFLRRTPLSFVILDAEQAPGGAWRHGWNSLRLFSPATWSSIPGWMMPPTQEGYPSRNHVIDYLQQYEQRYRFPVERPVRVTRVERTQTGLRVCSDHRHWDAKVVVSATGTWSNPYIPHYPDAELFAGQQLHSAHYVQAQPFAGKRVLVVGGGNSGAQILAEVSNVAQTTWVTPVDPLFLPDDVDGRVLFERATERWKAQLEGRIIEQPVGGLGDIVMVPPVVDARARNALESVRPFERFTRNGVIWADGSESAVDVVIWCTGFRPALQHLDTLGVINTEGRVEVQGTRSTLEPRLWLVGYGEWTGSASATLIGVTRTARSTVNEITAVLVDQSVA, translated from the coding sequence ATGACTCATTCGAGCGCCGGCCAAGTAGACGTCGTCATTGTCGGCGGGGGGCAATCCGCCTTGGCGGTCGCCTACTTCCTGCGTCGCACCCCATTATCGTTTGTCATCCTCGACGCCGAGCAAGCGCCCGGGGGCGCCTGGCGACATGGCTGGAATTCGTTGCGCCTGTTTTCTCCGGCCACCTGGAGTTCGATTCCTGGCTGGATGATGCCGCCTACGCAAGAGGGCTATCCATCGCGCAACCATGTCATCGACTACCTTCAACAATACGAACAGCGCTATCGATTTCCGGTGGAGCGCCCCGTGCGGGTCACTCGCGTGGAGCGTACGCAGACGGGTTTGCGGGTGTGTTCTGACCACAGGCATTGGGATGCCAAGGTGGTGGTCAGCGCCACCGGCACGTGGAGCAACCCTTACATCCCGCACTACCCGGATGCCGAACTGTTCGCCGGGCAACAATTGCACTCGGCCCACTACGTCCAGGCGCAGCCGTTCGCGGGCAAGCGCGTGTTGGTGGTGGGAGGCGGCAATTCCGGGGCGCAGATACTGGCTGAGGTTTCCAACGTCGCACAGACCACCTGGGTGACGCCCGTCGACCCCTTGTTCTTGCCCGACGACGTGGATGGGCGCGTGTTGTTCGAGCGCGCCACCGAGCGCTGGAAAGCCCAACTGGAGGGACGCATCATCGAGCAGCCCGTGGGTGGGTTGGGTGACATCGTCATGGTCCCGCCCGTGGTCGATGCGCGGGCGCGCAACGCACTCGAATCCGTGCGGCCTTTCGAGCGCTTCACGCGAAACGGCGTGATCTGGGCCGATGGCTCCGAGTCCGCGGTGGACGTGGTGATCTGGTGCACCGGCTTCAGACCCGCCCTGCAGCACCTCGATACCCTGGGAGTGATCAACACCGAAGGCCGTGTCGAGGTCCAAGGCACCCGCTCGACGCTAGAACCCCGGCTATGGCTGGTCGGCTATGGCGAGTGGACAGGTTCGGCTTCCGCCACGTTGATCGGCGTCACCCGCACGGCCCGCAGCACGGTCAACGAAATCACCGCCGTCCTTGTCGATCAATCGGTTGCCTAG
- a CDS encoding permease, with amino-acid sequence MNEMTARWPQRNPRLFLAAAVLVWFGMYEVLTPVSEFLVATLPVDRDSRLGDALQFFLYDTPKVLMLLTGIVFLMGMINTHFTPERTRAILAGRSAGMANVMAASLGVFTPFCSCSAVPLFIGFVQAGVPLGVTFSFLISAPMVNEVALTLLLGLFGWKVALLYLSLGLFIAVVAGWIIGRLKMEDYLEDWVRDMPKVQASAGDASMPLHERMQAGFSSVREIVGKVWPYILAGIAIGAGIHGYVPEDFMASFMGKEAWWSVPAAVLIGIPMYINAAGIIPIVQALLGKGAALGTVLAFMMSVIALSLPEMVILRKVLKVRLIATFIGVVAVGILVVGYVFNLVL; translated from the coding sequence ATGAACGAAATGACTGCGCGCTGGCCGCAGCGTAATCCCCGCCTTTTTTTGGCGGCGGCCGTGCTTGTCTGGTTCGGCATGTACGAGGTCCTGACTCCCGTTTCAGAGTTTCTGGTCGCCACGCTGCCTGTTGATCGTGATAGCCGCTTGGGGGATGCCTTACAGTTCTTTCTCTATGACACTCCCAAGGTGCTGATGCTGCTGACCGGCATCGTGTTTTTAATGGGCATGATCAACACCCACTTCACACCTGAACGCACCCGCGCAATATTGGCGGGGCGCAGCGCGGGCATGGCCAATGTCATGGCGGCGTCACTGGGCGTGTTCACTCCGTTCTGCTCCTGCTCTGCGGTTCCTCTGTTCATTGGGTTTGTCCAGGCAGGCGTACCGTTGGGGGTGACCTTCTCGTTTCTCATTTCCGCCCCCATGGTGAATGAAGTCGCGTTGACGCTGCTGCTGGGCTTGTTTGGCTGGAAAGTTGCGCTGCTGTACCTGAGTCTCGGTTTGTTTATCGCGGTGGTCGCAGGCTGGATCATCGGGCGTTTGAAAATGGAGGACTACCTGGAGGATTGGGTTCGTGACATGCCCAAGGTCCAGGCATCCGCTGGAGACGCGAGCATGCCGCTGCATGAGCGCATGCAAGCCGGGTTCAGCAGCGTGCGTGAAATCGTCGGGAAAGTATGGCCTTACATCCTCGCGGGCATCGCCATTGGCGCTGGAATTCATGGCTATGTGCCTGAAGACTTCATGGCCAGTTTCATGGGTAAAGAGGCGTGGTGGTCTGTCCCCGCGGCGGTCCTGATCGGCATACCCATGTACATCAATGCCGCCGGAATCATTCCCATTGTCCAGGCGCTACTCGGCAAAGGTGCAGCGCTGGGCACCGTTCTGGCCTTCATGATGAGCGTCATTGCCCTCTCCCTCCCTGAAATGGTGATTTTGCGCAAAGTGCTCAAAGTCCGCCTGATCGCCACATTCATTGGCGTCGTCGCCGTCGGCATTCTCGTCGTCGGTTATGTGTTCAATTTGGTTCTGTAG
- a CDS encoding thioredoxin family protein: protein MKDIKVLGTGCSNCKSTIAIIEQVAQAKGVPVKVEKVEDLREIMSYGVISTPSVVVDGKVVHSGGIPSRDKVELWLGA from the coding sequence ATGAAAGACATCAAGGTGCTAGGTACCGGTTGCTCCAACTGCAAATCGACGATCGCCATCATCGAGCAAGTCGCTCAAGCGAAAGGCGTCCCTGTGAAGGTGGAAAAAGTGGAGGATCTGCGTGAGATCATGAGCTATGGGGTTATATCCACACCCAGTGTTGTCGTTGATGGCAAGGTCGTTCATTCCGGAGGCATCCCAAGCCGGGATAAGGTTGAGCTGTGGCTTGGCGCATAA
- the yghU gene encoding glutathione-dependent disulfide-bond oxidoreductase yields MSKTPYAPPRVWKNEAPSGGHFASINRPIAGPTHEKTLPIGKHPLQLYSLATPNGVKVTILLEELLALGHAGAEYDAWLIRINEGDQFSSGFVEINPNSKIPALQDRSVEPPVRVFESGSILLYLAEKFGAFLPTDLAGRTETLNWLFWQMGAAPYLGGGFGHFYAYAPEKFEYPINRFTMEAKRQLDVLDRRLGESQYLAGNHYTIADIAVWPWYGQLVRNNVYSAAEFLSAHEYTHVQRWAEEIAQRPAVIRGQRVNRTWGDEASQVPERHQAEDLG; encoded by the coding sequence ATGAGTAAAACGCCCTATGCTCCGCCCAGGGTCTGGAAAAACGAGGCCCCGTCCGGCGGCCATTTCGCCAGCATCAACCGCCCGATTGCCGGGCCGACCCACGAAAAGACACTGCCGATCGGCAAACATCCGTTGCAGCTCTATTCGCTGGCCACGCCCAATGGCGTGAAGGTGACCATCCTGCTGGAGGAGTTGCTGGCGCTCGGGCATGCCGGCGCGGAATACGACGCCTGGCTGATTCGCATCAACGAAGGCGACCAGTTTTCCAGCGGCTTTGTCGAGATCAATCCCAATTCAAAAATCCCGGCTTTGCAGGATCGCAGCGTAGAGCCGCCCGTCCGCGTCTTCGAGTCCGGTTCGATCCTGCTTTACCTGGCGGAAAAATTCGGCGCCTTCCTGCCCACCGACCTGGCCGGCCGCACCGAAACCCTGAACTGGCTGTTCTGGCAGATGGGTGCAGCGCCCTACCTGGGTGGCGGCTTCGGGCATTTCTACGCCTATGCGCCGGAAAAGTTCGAGTACCCCATCAACCGCTTCACCATGGAAGCCAAGCGTCAGCTGGATGTCCTGGATCGGCGCCTGGGCGAAAGCCAGTACCTGGCCGGCAACCACTACACCATTGCCGACATCGCGGTCTGGCCCTGGTACGGCCAACTGGTGCGCAACAACGTCTATTCAGCCGCCGAGTTTCTGTCTGCACACGAGTACACCCACGTGCAGCGCTGGGCGGAAGAAATCGCCCAGCGGCCTGCGGTCATCCGTGGGCAACGGGTCAATCGGACGTGGGGCGATGAGGCGAGCCAGGTGCCGGAGCGGCATCAGGCTGAAGATTTGGGCTGA